A window of the Fibrobacter sp. UWT2 genome harbors these coding sequences:
- a CDS encoding RNA methyltransferase: MAFSKNSDKETEFGIIRHNFKDRESRDGFREPREGFERRDGFKSRDNFKPRDSFEKRDGFTRRKTDGDRRVSFGDPDGAPQTAIGGIREVTDLLERSPMQVHRVLFMHQSGNPKLYELQKLAKRAHVHVQQVDSKVLSSYVQQHHGVVALLNEKELLVWEDIREEYFKAKANGERKLIAVGTNIEDPRNLGACIRSALALGVDLLMLPAKGMCGITPAVARSAAGALDKMKICRPNNLEAAVGELKLAGYQILGLDADTETNLAGFEFSDQAVIAVGGEDVGLPPFIRKQCDAVLRIPMMPEAHSYNASVALSLGLYEYARLRIK; this comes from the coding sequence ATGGCATTCAGCAAGAATTCCGATAAGGAAACAGAATTCGGCATCATTCGCCACAACTTCAAGGACCGCGAATCTCGTGACGGTTTCCGTGAACCTCGCGAAGGATTTGAACGCCGCGACGGTTTCAAGTCGCGCGACAACTTTAAACCGCGCGATAGCTTTGAAAAGCGCGACGGCTTTACCCGCCGTAAAACCGATGGCGACCGCCGCGTGAGTTTTGGCGATCCCGATGGTGCCCCGCAAACCGCAATTGGCGGCATCCGCGAAGTGACCGACCTTCTGGAACGTAGCCCCATGCAAGTCCACCGCGTGCTCTTTATGCACCAGTCGGGCAATCCCAAGCTCTACGAACTGCAGAAGCTCGCCAAGCGCGCCCACGTGCACGTGCAGCAAGTCGATTCCAAGGTGCTCAGCAGCTATGTGCAGCAACACCACGGCGTGGTTGCCCTCTTGAACGAAAAGGAACTTCTCGTTTGGGAAGACATCCGCGAAGAATATTTTAAGGCCAAAGCAAATGGCGAACGCAAGCTAATCGCCGTAGGCACCAACATCGAAGACCCGCGCAACCTGGGCGCCTGCATCCGTAGCGCGCTCGCCTTGGGCGTAGACCTCTTGATGCTCCCAGCCAAGGGCATGTGCGGCATTACGCCGGCTGTCGCCCGCTCTGCCGCAGGTGCACTCGACAAGATGAAGATTTGCCGCCCGAACAACCTAGAAGCAGCCGTCGGCGAACTCAAGCTCGCTGGCTACCAGATTCTCGGTCTCGACGCCGACACCGAAACGAACCTCGCCGGCTTTGAATTCAGCGACCAGGCCGTAATCGCCGTCGGTGGCGAAGACGTGGGCCTCCCACCCTTCATTCGCAAGCAGTGCGACGCCGTACTCCGCATTCCGATGATGCCCGAAGCGCATTCCTACAACGCCTCGGTGGCACTCTCGCTCGGTCTGTACGAATACGCACGCCTCCGAATCAAGTAA
- a CDS encoding 5-formyltetrahydrofolate cyclo-ligase — protein sequence MESVLLVSALLLLIFGSRPLFEMLRKKRDGEELIGNPWEEIHAIKGYRESRKVAAFYPLTGEPNIMPIIEQLADEDRLLLPRCTGPTAMEFCHVQSLKKDLIKGKFGIMEPRGDIPAYEGDFTVFLVPGTKFNLTGERCGHGKGYYDRFLAKHPNAHKAGIATPKQISVEPLVQKLTDIKMDQIIICREKP from the coding sequence ATGGAATCTGTACTTCTCGTTTCTGCCTTACTCCTTTTGATTTTCGGCTCCAGGCCGCTTTTCGAGATGTTGCGCAAGAAGCGCGACGGCGAAGAACTCATCGGAAACCCGTGGGAAGAAATCCACGCCATCAAGGGCTACAGGGAATCGCGCAAGGTAGCGGCGTTCTACCCGCTCACGGGCGAACCGAACATCATGCCGATTATCGAGCAGCTCGCCGACGAAGACCGTCTGCTGCTTCCCCGCTGCACGGGCCCAACGGCCATGGAGTTCTGCCACGTGCAAAGCCTCAAGAAAGATTTGATCAAGGGCAAGTTCGGCATCATGGAACCCCGCGGCGATATTCCCGCTTACGAGGGCGACTTCACTGTGTTCCTGGTTCCCGGCACCAAGTTCAACCTGACCGGCGAACGCTGCGGGCACGGCAAGGGTTACTACGACCGCTTTTTGGCAAAGCACCCGAACGCCCACAAGGCGGGCATCGCGACACCTAAGCAGATTAGCGTCGAGCCGCTCGTGCAAAAGCTGACCGACATCAAGATGGACCAGATTATTATTTGTAGGGAAAAGCCCTAA